A single region of the Azospirillum fermentarium genome encodes:
- a CDS encoding methyl-accepting chemotaxis protein — MLENLRIRARLLLLVGILVLLTAVVMGMGLRGMAASNAGLHTVYEDRTVPLMQLNAVTHDLGMIQTAIMRLAYTGDKAGLQRNADEIGGLNRDIDTYWGAYKATFLTPEEQRIAQVVETTLPSYRTHLAKAVRFVEAGDAQGARATVEDGLMPEFRTLSKTLEEDTTLQTRVAQQEYQAAQNNFTTTLWINTGVVAAGLAVALVLSTLIVRSITRPTAAMIRVMDRLAQSDVSVDVPGRDRHDEIGDIARAVEVFKHSIADRLRLEAEEKAAIAAREARRLRLEGLTQDFDMTVTAVLGSVTAATGTMDDMARSMTAVAEETQRQSAAVSAAAEQAGANVSAIASAGAELSASIEEIATQVNRSAGIAADAVSEVEQTNRTMASLGHSAVRIGEVVNLINAIASQTNLLALNATIEAARAGDAGKGFAVVASEVKSLAGQTAKATEDIAAQVQTIQGETRDAADAMQRITAVINNIHEMSTIIASAIEEQGAAMREVASNVEQAATGTREVAANIAQVVDAAQNTGQMAGSVQSAAGLLAGESTKLRGSVETFLNGVKTA; from the coding sequence ATGCTTGAGAACCTCCGCATCCGTGCCCGGCTGTTGCTGCTGGTGGGCATTCTGGTTCTGCTGACCGCCGTGGTGATGGGCATGGGATTACGGGGGATGGCCGCCTCCAACGCCGGGCTTCACACGGTGTACGAGGACCGCACCGTGCCGCTGATGCAGCTCAACGCCGTGACCCACGACCTTGGAATGATCCAGACCGCGATCATGCGACTGGCCTACACCGGGGACAAGGCCGGTCTTCAGCGGAATGCGGACGAGATCGGCGGGCTGAACCGCGACATCGACACCTATTGGGGAGCGTACAAGGCCACCTTCCTCACCCCCGAAGAGCAGCGGATCGCGCAGGTCGTCGAAACCACCCTGCCCAGCTACCGCACCCATCTGGCAAAGGCGGTGCGCTTTGTGGAAGCCGGCGACGCACAGGGCGCCCGCGCCACGGTGGAGGACGGGCTGATGCCGGAATTCCGCACATTGTCCAAGACGCTGGAGGAGGACACCACCCTTCAGACCCGCGTCGCGCAGCAGGAATACCAGGCGGCGCAGAACAATTTCACCACCACGCTCTGGATCAATACCGGGGTGGTGGCGGCCGGTCTGGCGGTGGCGCTGGTTCTGTCCACCCTGATCGTGCGGTCGATCACCCGGCCGACCGCGGCAATGATCCGGGTGATGGACCGGCTGGCGCAATCCGACGTGTCGGTGGACGTTCCCGGCCGGGACCGGCACGACGAGATCGGCGACATCGCCCGCGCGGTGGAGGTGTTCAAGCACAGCATCGCCGACCGCCTGCGGCTGGAGGCCGAGGAAAAGGCGGCGATCGCCGCGCGGGAGGCCCGCCGCCTGCGGCTGGAGGGGCTGACGCAGGATTTCGACATGACGGTGACGGCGGTGCTGGGCAGCGTGACCGCCGCAACCGGCACCATGGACGACATGGCCCGCAGCATGACCGCGGTGGCCGAGGAAACCCAGCGCCAGAGCGCCGCCGTGTCCGCCGCCGCCGAACAGGCGGGCGCCAACGTCTCCGCCATCGCCTCGGCGGGGGCGGAACTGTCGGCGTCCATCGAGGAGATCGCCACCCAGGTCAACCGTTCCGCCGGCATCGCCGCCGACGCGGTGAGCGAGGTGGAGCAGACCAACCGGACGATGGCCAGCCTGGGCCACAGTGCCGTGCGCATCGGCGAGGTGGTGAACCTCATCAACGCCATCGCCAGCCAGACCAACCTTCTGGCGCTGAACGCCACCATCGAAGCCGCCCGCGCCGGGGACGCCGGCAAGGGCTTCGCCGTCGTGGCAAGCGAGGTGAAATCCCTGGCCGGCCAGACCGCCAAGGCGACCGAGGACATCGCCGCCCAGGTCCAAACCATCCAGGGCGAAACCCGCGACGCGGCGGACGCCATGCAGCGCATCACCGCCGTCATCAACAACATCCACGAGATGTCCACCATCATCGCCAGCGCCATCGAAGAACAGGGTGCGGCGATGCGGGAGGTGGCCAGCAACGTGGAACAGGCGGCCACCGGCACCCGCGAGGTCGCGGCGAACATCGCGCAGGTGGTGGACGCGGCCCAGAACACCGGCCAGATGGCCGGATCGGTGCAGTCCGCCGCCGGCCTGCTGGCCGGGGAAAGCACCAAGCTGCGCGGATCGGTGGAAACCTTCCTCAACGGCGTGAAGACGGCGTAA
- a CDS encoding cytochrome b/b6 domain-containing protein: MTTPSFPRPAFPSKRAQMGFLFLFHALVSGGFVVAYLTGDEDTYIMHQVAGYSVLGALALRLLAGVFAPEGSPLRIPRPSRAALAQWLGWLMRGDGRALRGRSPVLAWMAVLLLGALTTVTVSGVAADSLSKLENLHEALSTLGLWLVVGHVAVLLGLHGLKRLPSLASRSPVPPTHHGAHP, encoded by the coding sequence ATGACCACCCCCTCCTTCCCCCGCCCCGCGTTCCCGTCGAAACGGGCGCAGATGGGCTTTCTCTTCCTGTTCCACGCGCTGGTGTCGGGCGGCTTCGTGGTCGCCTATCTGACCGGTGACGAGGACACCTACATCATGCATCAGGTGGCCGGGTACAGCGTGCTGGGCGCCCTGGCCCTGCGGCTGCTGGCGGGGGTCTTCGCCCCTGAAGGCAGCCCGCTGCGCATTCCCCGCCCGTCGCGGGCGGCCCTGGCTCAATGGCTGGGCTGGCTGATGCGCGGCGACGGGCGGGCGCTGCGCGGACGTTCGCCGGTTCTGGCCTGGATGGCGGTCCTGCTGCTGGGCGCGCTGACCACCGTCACCGTCAGCGGCGTCGCCGCCGACAGCCTGTCCAAGCTGGAGAACCTGCACGAGGCGCTGTCCACGCTGGGCCTGTGGCTGGTGGTGGGACACGTGGCCGTGCTCCTGGGCCTGCACGGGCTGAAGCGGCTGCCTTCCCTTGCATCCCGCTCCCCCGTTCCCCCCACCCATCACGGAGCCCATCCATGA
- a CDS encoding quinoprotein relay system zinc metallohydrolase 1: MIRLLLAAAVLLLGAVPGWAAPSYDLKPELIAPDTYVFVGSTEHFTRANGGNILNPGFIVTDDGVVVIQTGPSRRFGEDMRAAIRTVTPKPIRIVYISNLHPDYFLGSQAFKDVPIAALPGTIAGIEREGHAITENMYRLVGDWMRGTDPVVPTQAVHGSTVVYGNHRLRLIPLEGHTHADLALYDETTKVLFAGGVVFSDRTPTTPHADVGKWLKALDTLDALDVSVLVPNHGRIRPDKGAIAQTRDWLTWLDGSLRAAAAQGRDMAEMLDAPIPERFSVLNVLRPEYQRSVAHLWPAAELETLPRVTK, translated from the coding sequence ATGATCCGCCTTCTCCTCGCCGCCGCCGTCCTGTTGCTGGGCGCCGTTCCCGGCTGGGCCGCGCCTTCCTATGACCTGAAACCGGAACTGATCGCCCCCGACACCTATGTCTTCGTGGGCTCGACCGAGCATTTCACCCGCGCCAACGGCGGCAACATCCTCAACCCCGGCTTCATCGTCACCGACGACGGGGTGGTGGTGATCCAGACCGGCCCGTCGCGCCGCTTCGGCGAGGACATGCGCGCCGCCATCCGCACGGTGACGCCCAAACCGATCCGCATCGTCTACATCAGCAACCTGCACCCCGACTATTTCCTGGGATCGCAGGCGTTCAAGGACGTGCCCATCGCAGCCCTGCCCGGCACCATCGCCGGCATCGAACGCGAAGGCCATGCCATCACCGAGAACATGTACCGGCTGGTGGGCGACTGGATGCGGGGCACCGATCCGGTGGTGCCGACCCAGGCCGTTCACGGATCGACCGTGGTCTACGGCAACCACCGCCTGCGCCTGATCCCGCTGGAGGGGCACACCCACGCCGACCTCGCCCTGTACGACGAGACGACCAAAGTCCTGTTTGCCGGGGGCGTGGTCTTCTCCGACCGCACCCCCACCACGCCGCACGCCGACGTGGGCAAATGGCTGAAGGCGCTCGATACGCTGGATGCGCTGGACGTGTCGGTGCTGGTGCCCAACCACGGGCGCATCCGCCCCGACAAGGGCGCCATCGCCCAGACCCGCGACTGGCTGACGTGGCTGGACGGGTCGCTGCGCGCCGCCGCGGCCCAGGGGCGCGACATGGCCGAGATGCTGGACGCCCCGATCCCCGAGCGCTTTTCGGTCCTGAACGTGCTGCGCCCGGAATATCAGCGGTCGGTCGCCCATCTGTGGCCCGCCGCCGAGTTGGAGACCCTGCCGCGGGTTACCAAGTAA
- a CDS encoding fumarylacetoacetate hydrolase family protein — translation MKLVRFGAPGAEKPALLDAHGALRDLSQHVADIAGGTLAPDALERLRRLDPETLPRVDGSPRIGPCVGGVGKIVCVGLNYSDHAAESGMAVPPEPVLFLKPSSSLCGPYDDVEIPRGSEKADWEVELGVVIGACAKYVPEDRALEYVAGYCVVNDVSERAFQLERAGQWDKGKAHDTFAPVGPWLVTADAVPDPQDLDLWLEVDGHRYQSGSTRTMVFGVAHLVSYISRFMTLHPGDIISTGTPPGVGMGQKPSVFLRPGQIMRLGVTGLGEQRQRTVAA, via the coding sequence ATGAAGCTGGTGCGCTTTGGTGCCCCCGGTGCGGAAAAGCCGGCGTTGCTGGATGCCCATGGGGCCTTGCGCGATCTGTCGCAGCATGTGGCGGATATTGCCGGCGGTACCCTGGCGCCGGACGCGCTGGAGCGTCTGCGCCGCCTGGACCCGGAAACCCTGCCGCGGGTGGACGGCAGCCCGCGCATCGGTCCGTGCGTGGGGGGCGTGGGGAAGATCGTGTGCGTCGGCCTCAACTATTCCGACCACGCGGCGGAATCGGGGATGGCGGTCCCGCCGGAACCGGTGCTGTTCCTGAAGCCGTCCAGCAGCCTGTGCGGCCCGTACGACGACGTGGAGATCCCCCGCGGTTCGGAAAAGGCCGATTGGGAGGTGGAACTGGGCGTCGTCATCGGCGCCTGCGCCAAATACGTGCCGGAAGACCGGGCGCTGGAGTATGTGGCCGGCTATTGCGTGGTCAACGACGTGTCGGAACGCGCGTTCCAACTGGAACGCGCCGGGCAGTGGGACAAGGGCAAGGCCCACGACACCTTCGCCCCCGTCGGCCCGTGGCTGGTGACGGCGGACGCGGTGCCGGACCCGCAGGATCTGGATCTGTGGCTGGAGGTGGACGGCCACCGCTACCAGTCGGGGAGCACCCGCACCATGGTGTTCGGGGTGGCCCATCTGGTGTCGTACATCAGCCGGTTCATGACCCTGCACCCCGGCGACATCATCTCCACCGGCACGCCGCCCGGCGTCGGCATGGGGCAGAAGCCGTCGGTGTTTCTGCGCCCCGGCCAGATCATGCGGCTGGGCGTGACGGGGCTGGGCGAACAGCGCCAGCGCACCGTCGCCGCCTGA
- a CDS encoding methanol/ethanol family PQQ-dependent dehydrogenase: protein MTRFLSVFNRTTVSVAALAAALATGTALAAGPTKDDLRNDVASTGDVLTYGLGYQGQRFSPLKALTPDTVSKLTPVWSFSFGGEKQRGQEAQPLVVDGVMYVTGSYSRLYAVDARTGKKLWQYDHRLPDGIMPCCDVINRGAAVYGNKVYFGTLDARLVALDKDTGKVIWSKKTAEYKDGYSMTAAPLIVDGKIITGNSGGEFGVIGMVEARDAETGELIWQRPTIEGNMGTLNGKDSGVTGTVNASWPGDMWKTGGGATWLGGTYDPETNLLYFGTGNPAPWNSHLRPGDNLYTSSTLAIDPNTGEIKWHYQTTPHDGWDFDGVNELVSFDLKKDGKVIKAGAKADRNGFFYVLDRTNGKLINASPFVSKITWAKEIDLKTGRPVYNDDNRPGAPADGSHDAKGKSVFSAPAFLGAKNWMPMAYNPDTELFYVPANEWGMDIWNEPITYKKGAAYLGAGFTIKPLYNDYIGALRAIDPKTGKIAWEYKNPAPLWGGVLTTAGNLVFTGTPEGFLKAFDAKSGKEVWKFQTGSGVVGCPITWEMDGEQYVAVVSGWGGAVPLWGGDVAKLVKDINQGGSLWVFKLPKA, encoded by the coding sequence ATGACGCGTTTTCTGTCCGTCTTTAACCGGACCACGGTTTCGGTGGCCGCGCTGGCGGCTGCACTCGCCACCGGCACCGCGCTTGCCGCCGGCCCGACCAAGGACGACCTGCGCAACGACGTCGCCAGCACCGGCGACGTTCTGACCTATGGCCTGGGCTATCAGGGGCAGCGTTTCAGCCCGCTGAAGGCCCTGACCCCCGACACCGTGTCCAAGCTGACGCCGGTGTGGTCCTTCTCCTTCGGCGGTGAAAAGCAGCGCGGGCAGGAAGCCCAGCCGCTGGTCGTCGATGGCGTGATGTACGTCACCGGCTCCTATTCCCGCCTCTACGCCGTCGATGCCCGCACCGGCAAGAAGCTGTGGCAGTACGACCACCGTCTGCCCGACGGCATCATGCCGTGCTGCGACGTCATCAACCGCGGCGCGGCGGTCTATGGCAACAAGGTCTATTTCGGCACGCTGGACGCCCGTCTGGTGGCCCTGGACAAGGACACCGGCAAGGTCATCTGGTCCAAGAAGACGGCGGAATACAAGGACGGCTATTCCATGACCGCCGCCCCGCTGATCGTGGACGGCAAGATCATCACCGGCAATTCCGGCGGTGAATTCGGCGTCATCGGCATGGTGGAGGCGCGCGACGCCGAAACCGGCGAGTTGATCTGGCAGCGCCCGACCATCGAAGGCAACATGGGGACGCTGAACGGCAAGGACTCGGGCGTGACCGGCACGGTCAACGCCTCCTGGCCCGGCGACATGTGGAAGACGGGCGGCGGCGCCACCTGGCTGGGTGGCACCTACGACCCCGAAACCAACCTGCTGTACTTCGGCACCGGCAACCCGGCGCCGTGGAACTCGCACCTGCGCCCCGGCGACAACCTTTACACCTCGTCCACGCTGGCGATCGACCCCAACACGGGCGAGATCAAGTGGCACTACCAGACCACGCCACACGACGGCTGGGACTTCGACGGCGTGAACGAACTGGTGTCGTTCGACCTGAAGAAAGACGGCAAGGTGATCAAGGCCGGCGCCAAGGCCGACCGCAACGGCTTCTTCTATGTGCTCGACCGCACCAACGGCAAGCTCATCAACGCCTCCCCCTTCGTCAGCAAGATCACCTGGGCCAAGGAGATCGACCTGAAGACCGGCCGTCCGGTCTACAACGACGACAACCGTCCGGGTGCCCCCGCCGACGGCAGCCACGACGCCAAGGGCAAGTCGGTGTTCTCCGCCCCCGCCTTCCTGGGTGCGAAGAACTGGATGCCCATGGCCTACAACCCCGACACCGAGCTGTTCTACGTGCCGGCCAACGAATGGGGCATGGACATCTGGAACGAGCCGATCACCTACAAGAAGGGTGCGGCCTACCTGGGTGCCGGCTTCACCATCAAGCCGCTGTACAACGACTACATCGGTGCGCTGCGCGCCATCGACCCCAAGACCGGCAAGATCGCGTGGGAATACAAGAACCCGGCCCCGCTGTGGGGTGGGGTTCTGACCACCGCCGGCAATCTGGTGTTCACCGGCACGCCCGAAGGCTTCCTGAAGGCGTTCGACGCCAAGTCGGGCAAGGAAGTCTGGAAGTTCCAGACCGGTTCGGGCGTGGTCGGCTGCCCCATCACCTGGGAAATGGACGGCGAACAGTACGTCGCCGTGGTCTCGGGCTGGGGCGGTGCCGTGCCGCTGTGGGGTGGCGACGTCGCCAAGCTGGTGAAGGACATCAACCAGGGCGGTTCGCTGTGGGTGTTCAAGCTGCCCAAAGCGTAA
- a CDS encoding extracellular solute-binding protein encodes MRVSRCLAVLASLAATTPALAGELVLYGAGSLKAVMTAIAADYTKATGTPVRTAFGPSGLMRDRIEAGEAVDLFTSADMGHALKLRADGRAAAVMMFTRNSLCAFAKPEAGLDAANFAARLLDPAVRLGTSTPNADPGGDYTWAMFRLIDKAVPGAFAQLDAKAQKIVGGSTAPTSDPDPIASAFQRGDITVMIAYCSGAEQRRKATPDVQVVPVPPPYATGPEYGLALTRLDNPAAVGLMAAILAPEGQATLAKFGFEPVGLPAAP; translated from the coding sequence ATGCGCGTTTCCCGCTGTCTTGCGGTTCTGGCCTCGCTCGCCGCCACCACCCCGGCCCTGGCCGGGGAACTGGTCCTGTACGGGGCCGGCAGCCTGAAGGCGGTGATGACCGCCATCGCCGCCGATTACACCAAGGCCACCGGCACCCCGGTGCGCACCGCCTTCGGCCCCTCGGGCCTGATGCGCGACCGGATCGAGGCGGGGGAGGCGGTGGACCTGTTCACCTCCGCCGACATGGGCCACGCGCTGAAACTGCGCGCCGACGGGCGGGCCGCGGCGGTGATGATGTTCACCCGCAACAGTCTGTGTGCTTTCGCCAAGCCCGAGGCGGGTCTGGACGCCGCCAATTTCGCCGCCCGGCTGCTGGACCCGGCCGTCAGGTTGGGCACCTCCACGCCCAACGCCGACCCCGGCGGCGATTACACCTGGGCGATGTTCCGGCTGATCGACAAGGCCGTCCCCGGCGCCTTCGCTCAACTGGACGCCAAGGCGCAGAAGATCGTCGGCGGCTCCACCGCCCCCACCAGTGATCCCGATCCCATCGCGTCGGCGTTCCAGCGGGGGGACATCACCGTCATGATCGCCTATTGCAGCGGGGCCGAACAGCGGCGCAAGGCCACGCCGGACGTGCAGGTGGTGCCGGTGCCCCCGCCCTATGCCACCGGGCCGGAATACGGGCTGGCCCTGACCCGGCTGGACAACCCGGCGGCGGTGGGGCTGATGGCCGCCATCCTGGCGCCGGAGGGTCAGGCCACGCTGGCCAAATTCGGGTTCGAGCCGGTCGGGCTGCCGGCGGCGCCGTGA
- a CDS encoding quinoprotein dehydrogenase-associated SoxYZ-like carrier, with translation MRAAAVLACGLWLAVTPALAASSIPADPLGSVMWETLYPEVFGTAPVVADARVVVMAPADVENARAMPIAVDATALEGVEEIVIVADLNPFPVVLRYEPLKARPFIATRIKIQQATAVRAAARTRDGVWHMNGRLVDAAGGGCAAPPASYAAADWSEHLGEVQARVWPTGDTGAARVKLRIRHPQDTGLMAGVPAFFIDALTLTDAAGTPVARLAPLEPVSEDPVFTLVIDAPVPGSVLTLKGRDNNGGEIAAAIPVPVKTAGATP, from the coding sequence ATGAGAGCAGCAGCCGTTCTGGCCTGCGGCCTGTGGCTGGCGGTGACGCCGGCCCTGGCCGCTTCATCCATTCCCGCAGACCCGCTGGGGTCGGTGATGTGGGAGACCCTGTACCCCGAGGTGTTCGGCACCGCTCCCGTGGTGGCCGACGCCCGCGTGGTGGTGATGGCGCCCGCCGACGTCGAAAACGCCCGCGCCATGCCCATCGCCGTGGACGCCACCGCCCTGGAGGGGGTGGAGGAGATCGTCATCGTCGCCGACCTCAACCCCTTTCCCGTGGTGCTGCGGTACGAGCCGCTGAAGGCGCGGCCCTTCATCGCCACCCGCATCAAGATCCAGCAGGCCACCGCCGTGCGCGCCGCCGCCCGCACCCGCGACGGGGTGTGGCACATGAACGGACGGCTGGTGGATGCCGCCGGCGGCGGGTGCGCCGCCCCCCCGGCCTCCTATGCCGCGGCCGACTGGTCCGAGCATCTGGGCGAGGTGCAGGCCCGCGTGTGGCCCACCGGCGATACCGGTGCCGCGCGGGTCAAGCTGCGCATCCGCCACCCGCAGGACACCGGGCTGATGGCCGGGGTGCCCGCCTTCTTCATCGACGCGCTGACCCTGACCGACGCCGCCGGCACCCCGGTCGCCCGCCTGGCGCCGCTGGAGCCGGTCAGCGAAGACCCGGTGTTCACGCTCGTCATCGACGCCCCCGTGCCGGGGTCGGTGCTGACGCTGAAGGGCCGCGACAACAACGGCGGGGAAATCGCCGCCGCCATCCCGGTGCCGGTCAAGACCGCGGGGGCCACGCCATGA
- a CDS encoding diheme cytochrome c has translation MIRIPTLPAAAFLCLTALPGLANEMERVPPVTHPATKKECGECHMAFQPGLLPAQSWNRIMDGLADHFGDNASLPAAAVADIRAYLTANAGRGDGTVMRITEQRWFLHEHRKRHLGTRAKSFADCQACHRDAERGQYEDD, from the coding sequence ATGATCCGCATCCCGACCCTTCCCGCCGCCGCGTTCCTGTGCCTGACCGCCCTGCCGGGGCTGGCCAACGAGATGGAGCGCGTTCCCCCCGTCACCCACCCGGCCACCAAGAAGGAATGCGGCGAATGCCACATGGCCTTTCAGCCGGGGCTGCTGCCGGCGCAAAGCTGGAACCGCATCATGGACGGGCTGGCCGACCATTTCGGCGACAACGCGTCCCTGCCCGCCGCGGCGGTGGCCGACATCCGCGCCTATCTGACCGCCAACGCCGGGCGCGGCGACGGCACCGTGATGCGAATCACCGAACAGCGCTGGTTCCTCCACGAACACCGCAAGCGCCATCTGGGCACCCGCGCCAAGAGCTTCGCCGACTGTCAGGCCTGCCACCGCGATGCGGAGCGGGGGCAGTACGAGGATGATTGA
- a CDS encoding DUF1924 domain-containing protein: MRRSQTRLIPAGAAAVLLLTAGTALPARADPARDAILTTYAAEARKEDSGFTGFDAARGQALYRGPHTGGKAETPACATCHTPDPTRAGQHQKTGRSIEPMAVTANPARFTNAADVEKRFSRDCPAVLGRACTAREKGDVITYLLTGKP; the protein is encoded by the coding sequence ATGAGACGTTCCCAGACACGCCTGATCCCGGCCGGGGCGGCGGCGGTCCTGCTGCTGACCGCCGGCACCGCCCTGCCCGCCCGCGCCGACCCGGCCCGCGACGCCATCCTGACCACCTATGCCGCCGAGGCGCGGAAGGAGGATTCCGGCTTCACCGGCTTCGACGCCGCCCGCGGACAGGCGCTCTACAGGGGGCCGCACACGGGCGGCAAGGCGGAAACCCCGGCCTGCGCCACCTGCCACACCCCCGACCCCACCCGCGCCGGCCAGCACCAGAAGACCGGACGGTCCATCGAGCCGATGGCCGTCACCGCCAACCCCGCCCGCTTCACCAACGCCGCCGACGTGGAAAAGCGTTTCTCCCGCGATTGCCCCGCCGTCCTGGGCCGCGCCTGCACCGCACGGGAAAAGGGCGATGTCATCACCTATCTCCTGACAGGCAAGCCATGA
- a CDS encoding response regulator transcription factor — MSRILIADDHPMVRDALRSAVVYSCQASEILEADCLDAAIRLLEDKGDLDLVLLDLTMPGVSGLSGLLTLRGRFPATPVVVVSAHDDRRLVREAIECGASGFIPKSTPRDAIAGALRQVLQGEIYLPPQLAGAVEEESPEDEETADIVRRLATLTAQQMRVLEMLGTGKLNKEIAFELRITETTVKAHVSAILQKLKVYSRTQAVVIANRVMEKNRLVR; from the coding sequence ATGAGCCGCATTCTGATTGCCGATGACCACCCTATGGTCCGCGACGCGCTGCGCAGCGCCGTCGTCTATTCCTGTCAGGCTTCGGAGATTCTCGAAGCCGATTGCCTGGACGCCGCCATCCGGCTGCTGGAGGACAAGGGCGACCTGGACCTTGTGCTGCTGGACCTGACCATGCCGGGGGTCAGCGGGCTGTCGGGCCTGCTCACCCTGCGCGGACGGTTCCCCGCAACACCCGTGGTGGTGGTGTCGGCCCACGACGACCGCCGTCTGGTGCGGGAGGCCATCGAGTGCGGGGCCTCGGGCTTCATCCCCAAATCCACCCCCCGCGATGCCATCGCCGGTGCGCTGAGACAGGTTCTGCAAGGTGAAATCTACCTGCCGCCGCAGTTGGCCGGGGCGGTGGAGGAGGAATCACCGGAGGACGAAGAAACCGCCGACATCGTGCGCCGCCTCGCCACCTTGACCGCGCAGCAGATGCGGGTGCTGGAGATGCTGGGCACCGGCAAGCTGAACAAGGAAATCGCCTTTGAACTGCGCATCACCGAAACCACGGTGAAGGCGCACGTCTCGGCCATCCTGCAAAAGCTGAAGGTCTACAGCCGCACCCAGGCCGTGGTCATTGCCAACCGGGTGATGGAAAAGAACCGGCTGGTGCGCTGA
- a CDS encoding response regulator, with product MPEYDFSTVEAAIIDQQPHSLRVLREVLVRLGIKRVDGYGSVKDAASMLSTATPDLILADADGEEAETLRFIRTLRNEPGVPNPFATVIVTTWQPTPALLLRVTNTGADDLMVKPVSPKQVQDRLAALIESRKKFVVTADYTGPDRRKSPREGTQVPLIDAPNTLRLRATGRWDQINLRQLMIESCRQVNGQKLLRGSVQVAFLVELARPSLAAAEKPALDHVARVPAVIDDIHRRLPEGKTVPVTALCVAMKKAVETVRIQAAEGRVGEEAADRLTGLAYDLMRALDPARPLEAMQQEVQGAVAGYRARLEQMAAAKAAAAKPPAEAPAADAGKGEGAAAAPPP from the coding sequence ATGCCGGAATACGATTTTTCCACGGTCGAGGCGGCGATCATCGACCAGCAGCCCCATTCGTTGCGGGTTCTGCGCGAGGTGCTGGTGCGCCTGGGCATCAAGCGCGTCGACGGCTACGGCTCCGTCAAGGACGCGGCGTCCATGCTGTCCACCGCCACCCCCGACCTGATCCTGGCCGACGCCGACGGGGAGGAGGCGGAGACGCTGCGCTTCATCCGCACGCTGCGCAACGAGCCGGGGGTGCCCAACCCGTTTGCCACCGTCATCGTCACCACTTGGCAGCCCACGCCCGCCCTGTTGCTGCGGGTCACCAACACCGGGGCCGACGACCTGATGGTCAAGCCGGTATCGCCCAAACAGGTGCAGGACCGGCTGGCCGCCCTGATCGAATCGCGCAAGAAATTTGTGGTCACCGCCGATTACACCGGCCCCGACCGCCGCAAATCGCCGCGCGAAGGAACCCAGGTGCCGCTGATCGACGCGCCGAACACGCTGCGCCTGCGGGCCACCGGGCGGTGGGACCAGATCAACCTGCGCCAGTTGATGATCGAATCCTGCCGGCAGGTGAACGGGCAGAAGCTGCTGCGCGGCAGCGTGCAGGTGGCGTTCCTGGTGGAACTGGCCCGTCCAAGTCTGGCGGCGGCGGAGAAACCGGCGCTGGACCATGTGGCACGGGTGCCCGCCGTCATCGACGACATCCACCGCCGCCTGCCCGAAGGCAAGACCGTTCCGGTCACCGCCCTGTGCGTTGCCATGAAGAAGGCGGTGGAAACCGTGCGCATCCAGGCCGCCGAGGGCCGGGTGGGAGAGGAGGCGGCGGACCGCCTCACCGGGCTGGCCTATGACCTGATGCGTGCGCTGGACCCCGCCCGTCCGCTGGAGGCGATGCAGCAGGAGGTGCAGGGCGCCGTTGCCGGTTACCGTGCCCGGCTGGAGCAGATGGCCGCCGCCAAGGCCGCCGCCGCCAAACCACCGGCCGAGGCCCCGGCGGCGGATGCGGGGAAGGGTGAGGGTGCGGCCGCCGCGCCGCCTCCTTGA